In Calliopsis andreniformis isolate RMS-2024a chromosome 6, iyCalAndr_principal, whole genome shotgun sequence, a single genomic region encodes these proteins:
- the LOC143181162 gene encoding uncharacterized protein LOC143181162 isoform X2, with amino-acid sequence MKLHTKFNISIAFGLILCSIRSVNTWEKVIIDTDAGADDAVAILLTLKSEFKGFKVIAITSTYGNTYVDNVTQNVLKILTIANRSDIPVYKGADKALIKDYTPTNYFGSDGFGDFNFTENITAKVDESKHAAVALVDLAKQYPGEIILLSIGPLTNVALAIALEPSFLKYLKNHIILGSSVSGVGNILPNIEFNFYQDPESNYIVLNHTDTSIVFPWETVLNNDISLDWRLNVLGNINSTIVNFLNKAERQSLLQSTSWLTSDAMAASLIMWPEFVTKSIVTNLSPVFTGMAKGSVLVDYTNLTGKPNNAEIVQSFNISAFQQVLLEAFS; translated from the exons ATGAAATTACATACCAAGTTCAATATTTCAATCGCTTTTGGTTTAATACTGTGCAGTATCAG GTCTGTTAATACCTGGGAGAAAGTTATAATAGATACAGATGCTGGGGCAGATGATGCTGTAGCTATACTTTTGACTTTAAAAAGTGAATTCAAAGGATTCAAAGTTATAGCAATTACTAGTACATATGGAAATACATATGTAGATAATGTAACGCAAAATGTACTTAAAATTTTAACAATTGCTAACAGAAGTGAT ATACCTGTGTATAAAGGAGCAGATAAAGCATTAATAAAAGATTACACTCCAACTAACTACTTTGGTTCTGATGGTTTTGGTGACTTTAACTTCACTGAAAATATCACTGCCAAAGTGGATGAAAGCAAACATGCAGCTGTAGCACTTGTGGATTTGGCTAAACAGTATCCAG GTGAAATAATTCTGCTAAGTATTGGTCCATTAACAAATGTTGCTTTAGCAATTGCATTAGAACCttcatttttaaaatacttGAAAAATCATATAATATTAGGCTCTAGCGTTTCTGGTGTTGGTAATATACTTCCTAATATTGAGTTTAATTTTTACCAAGATCCAGAAAGTAATTATATTGTTTTGAATCATACTGATACAAGTATAGTATTTCCATGGGAGACAGTTCTTAATAACGATATATCTctg gattggcgcttgaatgTATTAGGAAACATAAATTCTACTATTGTGAATTTCCTAAATAAAGCAGAAAGGCAAAGTTTATTACAATCTACTTCATGGTTAACTtcagatgctatggctgcttcactTATAATGTGGCCAGAATTTGTGACAAAATCCATAGTAACAAATTTAAGTCCTGTATTTACTGGAATGGCAAAAGGCTCAGTACTTGTGGATTACACTAATTTAACTGGTAAACCAAACAATGCAGAAATTGTACAATCATTTAATATAAGTGCCTTTCAACAAGTACTATTAGAAGCATTTTCTTAG
- the LOC143181162 gene encoding uncharacterized protein LOC143181162 isoform X1 yields MKLHTKFNISIAFGLILCSISTYVIIKEFRGITIKTFIRSVNTWEKVIIDTDAGADDAVAILLTLKSEFKGFKVIAITSTYGNTYVDNVTQNVLKILTIANRSDIPVYKGADKALIKDYTPTNYFGSDGFGDFNFTENITAKVDESKHAAVALVDLAKQYPGEIILLSIGPLTNVALAIALEPSFLKYLKNHIILGSSVSGVGNILPNIEFNFYQDPESNYIVLNHTDTSIVFPWETVLNNDISLDWRLNVLGNINSTIVNFLNKAERQSLLQSTSWLTSDAMAASLIMWPEFVTKSIVTNLSPVFTGMAKGSVLVDYTNLTGKPNNAEIVQSFNISAFQQVLLEAFS; encoded by the exons ATGAAATTACATACCAAGTTCAATATTTCAATCGCTTTTGGTTTAATACTGTGCAGTATCAG TACATATGTTATTATAAAAGAGTTTAGAGGTATTACTATTAAAACTTTTATAAGGTCTGTTAATACCTGGGAGAAAGTTATAATAGATACAGATGCTGGGGCAGATGATGCTGTAGCTATACTTTTGACTTTAAAAAGTGAATTCAAAGGATTCAAAGTTATAGCAATTACTAGTACATATGGAAATACATATGTAGATAATGTAACGCAAAATGTACTTAAAATTTTAACAATTGCTAACAGAAGTGAT ATACCTGTGTATAAAGGAGCAGATAAAGCATTAATAAAAGATTACACTCCAACTAACTACTTTGGTTCTGATGGTTTTGGTGACTTTAACTTCACTGAAAATATCACTGCCAAAGTGGATGAAAGCAAACATGCAGCTGTAGCACTTGTGGATTTGGCTAAACAGTATCCAG GTGAAATAATTCTGCTAAGTATTGGTCCATTAACAAATGTTGCTTTAGCAATTGCATTAGAACCttcatttttaaaatacttGAAAAATCATATAATATTAGGCTCTAGCGTTTCTGGTGTTGGTAATATACTTCCTAATATTGAGTTTAATTTTTACCAAGATCCAGAAAGTAATTATATTGTTTTGAATCATACTGATACAAGTATAGTATTTCCATGGGAGACAGTTCTTAATAACGATATATCTctg gattggcgcttgaatgTATTAGGAAACATAAATTCTACTATTGTGAATTTCCTAAATAAAGCAGAAAGGCAAAGTTTATTACAATCTACTTCATGGTTAACTtcagatgctatggctgcttcactTATAATGTGGCCAGAATTTGTGACAAAATCCATAGTAACAAATTTAAGTCCTGTATTTACTGGAATGGCAAAAGGCTCAGTACTTGTGGATTACACTAATTTAACTGGTAAACCAAACAATGCAGAAATTGTACAATCATTTAATATAAGTGCCTTTCAACAAGTACTATTAGAAGCATTTTCTTAG